The Corynebacterium suranareeae genome window below encodes:
- a CDS encoding cation:proton antiporter, translating to MTILFMLITLLLATVIVVAVGDKTGLPWPALMTIVAAGGALLPFLPEFTIPADLILPIFIPPLLWALARKSSWAVIRSQMSTIITMSVLLVFGTIAALTGATMLLLPGIGLTGAIMLAAAIAPPDPVAVDAVAEPAGIPKRITTTLQTEGLFNDAASIVAFHVALAALVAGEDLSWSTGVLEFLWSCIAAIVLGLVVGRAAAWFTDHVNSVEARNAFTWVLPFAIYIVAEEIGGSGVIAIVIAAVEMNSRASIGAEDRLTGSAFWGTVEVLFTGVAFGLIGLNVRTAIDEVGSELWHAVVVGVVLSVVAIVVRGVWMYFAYKRNRMKIDKKGVANSSLRAPLRLQESLLMTWAGMRGLVTLALVLSIPEDIFPYHHELQVIALVVLLITMVGPGLALPWLMRKLSLDQGPDAAGDESIAELTERAHKAATAYLMDSGEVPMEQILAIKNWISEEIDADEMQENVDKLHRRAHHARVGAIRAAQAELLKARRERGVNPAYVDEVLTNIDRMLVAAER from the coding sequence ATGACGATATTGTTCATGCTCATTACGTTGCTGCTGGCCACTGTCATTGTGGTGGCAGTTGGCGATAAAACTGGACTCCCCTGGCCTGCTTTGATGACAATCGTGGCCGCTGGTGGAGCGTTGTTGCCGTTTTTGCCGGAATTTACCATTCCAGCCGATTTGATTTTGCCCATTTTCATTCCACCGCTTCTGTGGGCGTTGGCGAGGAAATCGTCGTGGGCGGTGATTAGATCGCAGATGTCCACGATCATCACGATGTCTGTGTTGTTGGTTTTCGGCACGATCGCGGCGCTAACGGGTGCGACGATGCTGTTGCTTCCAGGAATTGGTTTGACGGGTGCAATCATGTTGGCTGCCGCTATTGCACCGCCTGATCCGGTGGCCGTTGATGCAGTGGCTGAGCCTGCGGGAATTCCAAAGCGGATCACCACCACGTTGCAGACTGAAGGGTTGTTTAATGATGCCGCCAGTATCGTGGCGTTTCATGTGGCGTTGGCTGCGTTGGTTGCAGGTGAGGATCTATCCTGGTCAACTGGTGTTTTGGAATTTCTGTGGTCGTGTATTGCAGCGATTGTTTTAGGCCTGGTTGTGGGTCGCGCAGCTGCGTGGTTTACCGATCATGTGAATTCGGTTGAGGCGCGGAATGCCTTTACGTGGGTTTTGCCGTTTGCCATTTATATTGTCGCTGAGGAAATCGGTGGTTCCGGTGTTATCGCGATTGTGATTGCTGCGGTGGAGATGAACTCGAGGGCATCGATTGGCGCGGAGGATCGTCTCACAGGTTCGGCGTTTTGGGGAACAGTCGAGGTGCTGTTTACGGGAGTGGCCTTTGGTTTGATCGGGCTAAATGTACGTACTGCAATCGATGAGGTTGGTTCAGAGCTCTGGCATGCCGTGGTGGTGGGAGTTGTGCTCTCAGTGGTGGCGATCGTGGTGCGTGGAGTGTGGATGTACTTCGCTTATAAACGCAACCGCATGAAAATAGATAAGAAGGGCGTGGCAAATAGTTCGTTGCGAGCACCTCTTCGACTGCAGGAATCTTTGTTGATGACCTGGGCGGGTATGCGTGGTTTGGTCACGTTGGCGTTGGTGTTGTCCATTCCGGAGGATATTTTCCCGTATCACCACGAGTTGCAGGTCATTGCGCTGGTTGTCCTGTTGATCACCATGGTTGGCCCGGGTTTGGCGTTGCCGTGGTTGATGCGCAAACTCAGTTTGGATCAAGGCCCTGACGCTGCAGGTGATGAAAGTATCGCTGAACTTACCGAAAGAGCCCATAAAGCTGCGACGGCATATTTGATGGATTCTGGCGAGGTTCCGATGGAGCAGATTTTGGCTATTAAGAACTGGATTTCAGAAGAAATTGACGCGGATGAAATGCAGGAAAACGTCGATAAGCTGCATCGTCGTGCGCATCATGCGCGTGTCGGGGCAATCAGG
- a CDS encoding endonuclease domain-containing protein, producing MEPNNSYLWPVTYHELSHEFSRWKFNKLFTKISGSIYLKNDLIDDPHLVTQALLKRCPNGVLRGYAALKQRGYQLFDDPWMPIISVSGDLNKRQCSRGKIIRRIDPKTILTSGDIRLVTDVQAIHDIFDLHSLQNFEHQVALIDHLIRQRPDLFQELAQEPKLKKHALYANAYSESPPESRLRVRLHLLGYRAFLPQVRVEYEGQSYFLDLADPMWQVALEYNGGWHYTSKQREKDSYRKNALKNAGWDVLEVTAKTLENPDSWNHLLQQINNALRRKQAQRRRRLPMQTVI from the coding sequence ATGGAACCCAATAATTCTTACCTCTGGCCTGTCACCTACCACGAGCTTTCCCACGAATTTTCAAGGTGGAAGTTCAATAAACTTTTCACCAAGATCTCAGGATCTATATACCTTAAAAATGATCTGATCGACGATCCGCATTTGGTTACACAAGCACTGCTTAAACGATGCCCCAATGGAGTGCTTCGCGGATATGCTGCACTGAAACAGCGCGGCTACCAACTATTTGACGATCCCTGGATGCCGATTATCAGTGTTTCTGGGGATCTCAACAAAAGACAATGTTCACGAGGAAAAATTATTCGACGAATTGACCCTAAAACCATCTTAACCAGTGGTGATATTAGGCTCGTTACTGATGTGCAAGCCATCCACGATATTTTCGATCTGCATTCTCTCCAAAATTTCGAACACCAAGTAGCTCTCATCGATCATCTGATCAGGCAACGCCCCGACTTATTCCAAGAGCTTGCTCAAGAACCAAAGCTAAAGAAACACGCTTTGTATGCCAATGCATATTCCGAGTCTCCTCCGGAATCACGCCTTCGCGTTAGGCTCCATCTACTGGGATACCGAGCTTTCCTCCCCCAGGTTCGAGTCGAGTACGAAGGTCAATCGTATTTCTTGGATCTTGCGGATCCGATGTGGCAGGTAGCCCTTGAATACAACGGTGGATGGCATTACACCTCCAAACAGCGGGAAAAAGATTCTTATCGGAAGAATGCATTGAAAAATGCAGGATGGGATGTTTTGGAAGTAACGGCCAAAACTTTGGAAAATCCGGATTCCTGGAATCACTTGTTACAGCAAATCAATAACGCCCTGCGCCGAAAGCAAGCGCAGCGTCGCCGAAGGTTACCAATGCAAACCGTGATCTAA
- a CDS encoding YchJ family protein has protein sequence MIDLTKRCPCGTGLTYGDCCNRFHSGELVAPTAEALMRSRFTAFAVGDSQYLLDTWDPETRPSELGLDVGIDFYRLDILETTGGGPFDSTGTVKFQAFYKGLASGVQEEDSTFRKVNGAWVYSAGEVE, from the coding sequence ATGATTGATTTAACTAAGCGCTGCCCCTGCGGAACAGGTTTAACCTACGGCGACTGCTGCAACCGCTTCCACTCTGGTGAACTGGTAGCTCCCACCGCAGAAGCCCTCATGCGTTCCCGTTTTACCGCCTTCGCTGTTGGTGATTCTCAATATCTCCTTGATACGTGGGATCCAGAAACCAGACCAAGCGAACTAGGTCTTGATGTGGGTATTGATTTCTACCGCCTCGACATCCTAGAAACCACCGGTGGCGGCCCTTTCGATTCCACTGGCACCGTAAAATTCCAAGCCTTCTACAAAGGGCTTGCCTCTGGCGTTCAGGAAGAAGACTCCACATTCCGCAAGGTTAACGGCGCCTGGGTGTACTCCGCGGGCGAGGTTGAGTAA
- a CDS encoding bifunctional alpha/beta hydrolase/OsmC family protein gives MMAATLDLPDTQPIAYAMFAHCFTGSRFTPAAARVSKTLAESGIACLRFDFPGLGQSEGVFSQTTFNSNVDDIVAASEWLAENYSAPQLLIGHSLGGAASLKAATKITCLKAVATIGAPFDPAHAVLHFADRITDVDAQGAVTLTLGGRDVTISRSFLEDLADTNPEEHLRKLRKPLLLVHSPIDQTVGVDNAQLIFRVTRYPKSLMTLDKADHLLTKDGTAQRAARIIANWVEPYLVPENTGDPLPEGVAEASTIKASKYGAAVRTGAHNFITDRDKSQGGKNLGVTPTSLLVSALAAANSQNIKQAAIEKRIKGLNDVKVTISQEESTHQGQIKLRRKIQLVGDLSESESASLKAASNSCSITQLLAQGILIDDEAN, from the coding sequence ATGATGGCTGCGACGTTAGATCTTCCAGATACACAACCCATTGCCTATGCAATGTTTGCCCACTGTTTCACCGGCTCGAGGTTTACCCCAGCCGCTGCGAGAGTCAGTAAAACCCTCGCCGAATCTGGCATCGCCTGCCTGCGTTTTGATTTCCCAGGCCTTGGCCAATCCGAAGGCGTTTTCTCACAAACCACGTTTAACTCCAATGTGGACGATATCGTGGCAGCGTCTGAATGGTTGGCTGAAAACTACTCAGCCCCACAACTACTTATCGGGCATTCCTTAGGCGGCGCAGCATCACTGAAAGCAGCCACCAAAATCACATGCCTCAAAGCAGTGGCAACAATTGGTGCACCTTTTGACCCGGCACACGCAGTACTCCACTTTGCTGATCGAATTACTGACGTTGATGCTCAGGGGGCCGTCACCCTCACCCTTGGTGGTCGCGATGTCACCATTTCACGGTCTTTCCTCGAAGATCTAGCCGACACCAACCCGGAAGAACACCTACGCAAATTGCGCAAGCCACTGCTGTTGGTTCATTCCCCCATTGATCAAACAGTTGGTGTGGACAATGCGCAGCTAATCTTCCGGGTTACTCGCTACCCCAAATCACTAATGACGCTGGACAAAGCCGATCACTTGCTCACCAAAGATGGCACCGCACAGCGCGCAGCCCGCATCATCGCCAACTGGGTCGAGCCCTACCTTGTTCCAGAAAACACTGGAGACCCACTTCCAGAAGGTGTCGCTGAAGCTTCCACCATCAAAGCCAGCAAATACGGCGCTGCAGTGCGCACCGGCGCACACAACTTCATCACCGACCGCGATAAATCCCAAGGTGGTAAAAACCTCGGCGTTACTCCCACGTCCCTGCTGGTCTCTGCTTTAGCCGCTGCAAACTCACAAAACATCAAACAAGCAGCCATTGAAAAGCGCATCAAAGGGCTTAATGATGTCAAAGTCACCATCTCCCAGGAAGAATCCACTCACCAGGGCCAGATTAAACTGCGTCGGAAAATTCAACTGGTAGGTGATCTCAGCGAATCCGAAAGCGCGTCACTAAAGGCGGCATCCAATTCCTGCTCAATCACCCAGCTCCTTGCACAAGGAATCCTGATCGACGACGAGGCAAATTAA
- the secA2 gene encoding accessory Sec system translocase SecA2 — translation MAGFDWFWKALGGKSGRNQKRSLAIVDQAETHAAELDALDDAELAQRARDLASGGRIEKHAEFLAILGVAAQRTLGMRPYPVQSQAVLRLIEGDVVHMATGEGKTLVGAMAATGLGLMGKTVHAITVNDYLAVRDAEWMRPLVEFFGLSVASISEKMDAGERREAYKAAIVYGPVNEIGFDVLRDQLITRREDAVQHGADVAIIDEADSVLVDEALVPLVLAGNQPGHAPRGKITDVVRSLKENDDYTIDDDRRNVFLTEKGSAKIEQQLGLSSLYDDEHVGSTLVQVNLALHAQALLIRDIHYIVREGKVLLIDASRGRVADLQRWPDGLQAAVEAKEGLAVSEGGKILDTITLQALIGRYPMACGMTGTAVEATDQLRTFYDLHVSVIERNHPLQRFDEADRIYATMAEKNRAIIDEIVLLHNTGQPVLVGTHDVAESEELATALRELDIEVSVLNAKNDAEEAQIIAEAGDIGRVTVSTQMAGRGTDIRLGGADEADYDEVVKLGGLAVIGTARHRTQRLDNQLRGRAGRQGDPGLSLFFVSLDDDVVVAGGSGENVTAQPDATGLIDSDRIRDWVGHCQRVTEGQLLEIHSQSWKYNKLLADQRVIIDERRARLLDTDLAWTELSQQAPQRARELEELSPEIREQAARDIMLYHLDFNWSEHLALMDDVRESIHLRAIARETPLDEYHRIAVREFKDLAQRAVDDAVSTFTSVTIDHQGAHLDDEGLARPSATWTYMVSDNPLAGSGNSVISGIGNIFR, via the coding sequence GTGGCCGGTTTTGATTGGTTTTGGAAGGCACTCGGTGGCAAATCGGGCAGAAACCAAAAACGTAGCTTGGCAATTGTTGACCAAGCAGAAACCCATGCAGCAGAACTAGACGCATTAGATGATGCAGAGCTTGCGCAGCGTGCACGGGACCTGGCAAGTGGCGGACGAATAGAAAAGCATGCGGAATTTCTAGCTATTTTGGGGGTAGCTGCCCAACGCACCTTAGGGATGCGGCCATATCCGGTGCAATCGCAGGCAGTGTTGCGCCTTATTGAAGGCGATGTGGTGCACATGGCTACCGGTGAGGGAAAGACTTTGGTCGGCGCGATGGCCGCGACCGGATTGGGCTTGATGGGCAAAACTGTCCACGCGATCACGGTCAATGATTACTTGGCAGTACGCGATGCCGAGTGGATGCGGCCCTTGGTGGAATTTTTCGGTCTGAGCGTGGCAAGCATCAGCGAGAAAATGGATGCAGGGGAGCGTCGAGAAGCATATAAAGCCGCAATTGTCTACGGCCCTGTCAATGAAATCGGCTTTGACGTGCTGCGCGATCAGCTTATTACCCGGCGCGAAGACGCCGTGCAGCATGGCGCCGACGTCGCCATTATCGATGAGGCCGATTCGGTGCTTGTCGACGAAGCCCTCGTGCCACTCGTCCTCGCCGGCAACCAGCCCGGCCATGCGCCACGCGGCAAAATTACCGATGTGGTGCGCTCTCTAAAAGAAAACGACGACTACACCATCGACGATGATCGCCGGAATGTCTTTCTCACCGAAAAAGGCTCCGCCAAAATTGAGCAACAACTTGGTCTGAGCAGCTTGTACGACGATGAGCACGTCGGCTCAACGCTGGTGCAGGTCAACCTCGCCCTCCACGCGCAGGCACTACTCATCCGCGACATCCACTACATCGTCCGCGAGGGCAAGGTTTTGCTTATCGACGCCTCCCGCGGTCGTGTCGCCGACCTGCAGCGTTGGCCCGACGGCCTCCAAGCAGCAGTGGAGGCAAAAGAAGGGCTAGCGGTATCTGAAGGTGGCAAGATCTTAGATACCATCACTCTTCAAGCATTAATTGGGCGCTATCCCATGGCGTGCGGCATGACAGGTACCGCAGTTGAGGCAACTGATCAGCTTCGTACCTTCTATGACCTGCATGTTTCAGTCATCGAGCGCAATCACCCATTACAGCGATTCGATGAAGCCGATCGAATTTACGCCACCATGGCAGAAAAAAACCGCGCGATTATTGATGAAATCGTCCTTTTACACAACACCGGTCAACCCGTTCTCGTTGGTACTCACGATGTCGCAGAGTCCGAAGAATTAGCCACTGCATTGCGTGAATTAGACATCGAAGTCAGTGTCCTCAACGCTAAAAACGACGCGGAAGAAGCCCAAATTATCGCAGAAGCTGGCGATATCGGACGCGTGACTGTATCTACCCAGATGGCTGGCCGTGGTACTGACATTCGCCTCGGCGGTGCGGACGAAGCCGACTATGACGAAGTAGTAAAACTTGGGGGACTAGCTGTCATTGGTACTGCTCGTCACCGCACTCAACGCCTAGATAACCAGCTGCGTGGGCGTGCTGGACGTCAAGGCGATCCAGGCTTGAGCCTTTTCTTTGTCTCCCTTGATGATGACGTCGTGGTCGCTGGTGGATCTGGAGAAAACGTCACCGCGCAACCTGATGCCACTGGACTAATTGATTCAGATCGCATCCGTGATTGGGTGGGGCACTGCCAACGAGTAACCGAAGGCCAACTGCTTGAGATTCATTCACAAAGCTGGAAATACAACAAGCTGCTTGCCGATCAACGCGTCATCATCGATGAACGCAGGGCACGCCTTCTAGACACCGATCTAGCATGGACAGAACTAAGCCAGCAGGCGCCACAGCGCGCAAGGGAACTAGAAGAGCTTTCCCCTGAAATACGTGAACAAGCAGCCCGCGACATCATGTTGTATCACCTCGATTTCAACTGGTCAGAACACTTGGCGCTGATGGACGATGTCCGCGAATCAATCCACTTGCGTGCCATTGCCAGAGAAACACCCCTTGATGAGTACCACCGCATCGCTGTGCGTGAGTTTAAAGATCTCGCACAACGGGCAGTAGATGACGCAGTATCAACCTTTACGTCGGTCACCATTGATCATCAAGGCGCACACCTAGATGATGAAGGCTTGGCACGACCATCTGCTACCTGGACGTATATGGTTTCCGACAACCCTCTTGCCGGATCAGGCAACTCAGTAATCAGTGGCATAGGCAATATCTTTAGATAA
- the odhI gene encoding oxoglutarate dehydrogenase inhibitor Odhl translates to MSDNNGTPEPQVETTSVFRADLLKEMESSTGTAPASTGAENLPAGSALLVVKRGPNAGARFLLDQPTTTAGRHPESDIFLDDVTVSRRHAEFRINEGEFEVVDVGSLNGTYVNREPRNAQVMQTGDEIQIGKFRLVFLAGPTE, encoded by the coding sequence ATGAGCGACAACAACGGCACCCCGGAGCCACAGGTCGAGACCACCTCAGTATTCCGCGCTGATCTGCTGAAGGAAATGGAGTCGAGCACCGGAACCGCTCCAGCCTCCACAGGAGCTGAAAACCTTCCTGCAGGATCCGCTCTTCTTGTAGTCAAGCGTGGACCTAATGCAGGCGCTCGATTCCTTCTGGACCAGCCAACCACCACTGCAGGCCGCCACCCAGAAAGTGACATCTTCCTTGATGATGTCACCGTGTCTCGTCGTCACGCAGAATTCCGCATCAATGAAGGCGAATTCGAGGTAGTAGACGTTGGATCCCTCAACGGAACCTACGTTAACCGCGAGCCACGCAACGCACAGGTCATGCAGACCGGCGATGAAATCCAGATCGGTAAATTCCGTCTGGTTTTCCTTGCAGGCCCTACCGAGTAA
- the ftsR gene encoding transcriptional regulator FtsR encodes MSALRKTAPNGSIGKSATRTVPVKHTKTMSIGVVLERLNAEFPDVTVSKIRFLESEGLITPERTASGYRRFTESDVERLRYILVTQRDNYLPLKVIREQLEAMDNGSVTAIVGGASAEPFVSPEKFQAPAITRLTDSDVAEKAGVNVELVVDLVNARLIKPDAAGFFTNDDVAIASTAANLKSMGFDLRRLKSLGNAAARQADLISQVATPIAQGKSDVARQQAEEMAQQMCSLVVSMHASLVKNATREQLGY; translated from the coding sequence GTGAGCGCACTCCGTAAAACAGCCCCAAACGGATCTATCGGCAAATCCGCCACCAGAACCGTTCCGGTGAAACACACCAAAACCATGTCCATTGGCGTGGTTTTGGAACGCTTGAACGCAGAGTTCCCCGATGTCACTGTGTCCAAAATTCGCTTCCTGGAATCGGAAGGGCTGATCACTCCTGAGCGGACAGCCTCCGGCTATCGGCGTTTTACTGAATCAGATGTAGAACGCCTGCGCTACATCCTGGTTACTCAGCGCGACAATTATCTTCCTTTAAAGGTCATCCGCGAGCAGCTAGAAGCCATGGACAATGGCTCGGTCACCGCAATCGTTGGTGGCGCATCTGCTGAACCATTCGTTAGCCCGGAAAAATTTCAGGCACCTGCTATAACACGGCTTACTGACTCCGATGTAGCAGAAAAAGCGGGCGTTAACGTTGAATTAGTCGTTGATCTAGTCAACGCACGCCTGATAAAGCCAGATGCTGCAGGGTTTTTTACCAACGATGACGTAGCAATCGCCAGCACCGCGGCCAACCTAAAATCGATGGGCTTTGATCTGCGCCGACTAAAGTCCTTAGGAAACGCAGCAGCCCGCCAAGCCGATCTTATCTCCCAGGTAGCAACCCCGATTGCCCAGGGTAAAAGTGATGTGGCACGCCAGCAGGCTGAAGAAATGGCACAACAAATGTGCTCCCTAGTTGTATCAATGCATGCCTCATTGGTGAAAAACGCAACTCGTGAGCAGCTTGGATACTGA
- a CDS encoding bifunctional nuclease family protein: protein MSFVELEFHGVHTMEPDGFTCALFRWNEGNKILPIWIDADDAIKIQAYQAGFEPTRPTAHELLAEAFQRLTPWVSSLQIVSHFEGVFIAAITTSGGEQFDARPSDVIVLSQLLEVPISIDEEILQQSSFFINDENLEEYFGIIIDRSDSDSNHEEVSASGDAQADADFQQLMQSLGVSEDDLFSAPDEPDNGATPEDRPDNS, encoded by the coding sequence ATGAGTTTTGTTGAACTTGAATTCCATGGAGTTCACACCATGGAACCAGACGGATTTACCTGCGCGCTTTTTAGATGGAATGAAGGCAATAAAATCCTTCCCATCTGGATTGACGCAGATGACGCCATAAAAATCCAGGCATATCAGGCAGGTTTTGAGCCCACCCGGCCAACCGCACATGAATTGCTTGCAGAAGCCTTCCAACGATTGACCCCATGGGTAAGCTCGCTACAGATTGTCTCCCATTTCGAAGGCGTTTTTATCGCTGCGATCACCACCTCTGGAGGTGAACAATTTGATGCCAGGCCCAGTGACGTCATCGTGTTATCCCAGCTTTTAGAAGTTCCGATTTCTATTGATGAGGAAATACTTCAGCAAAGCTCGTTCTTTATCAACGATGAGAACCTGGAAGAATACTTTGGCATTATCATCGACCGCAGTGATTCCGACAGCAACCACGAAGAAGTATCGGCATCTGGTGATGCACAAGCCGATGCTGATTTCCAGCAACTGATGCAAAGCCTAGGAGTATCAGAAGACGATCTCTTCAGCGCTCCCGATGAACCCGATAACGGCGCAACACCGGAAGACAGACCAGACAATTCCTAA
- a CDS encoding MerR family transcriptional regulator, with protein sequence MYEDKNYQGEVFNGIPVQESLFEVGPDEQVGYRVPTACQVAGITYRQLDYWARTKLVVPTIRGARGSGSQRLYSFKDILVLKIVKRLLDTGISLQNIRLAVDKLRDMGTNDLAEITLVSDGTTVYECRSNEEVIDLLGGGQGVFGIAVPGIMKELTGDISSFPSERIDEEFQAETINFQDELAARRSRRTS encoded by the coding sequence GTGTACGAAGACAAAAACTACCAGGGAGAAGTTTTCAACGGCATCCCTGTACAAGAGTCCCTTTTTGAGGTCGGACCCGACGAACAAGTTGGCTACCGAGTACCTACCGCCTGCCAAGTTGCCGGCATTACTTACCGTCAGCTGGATTACTGGGCACGCACCAAACTTGTCGTACCAACAATTCGTGGTGCTCGCGGATCAGGCTCCCAACGCCTGTACTCCTTCAAAGACATTCTTGTATTAAAGATCGTCAAGCGCCTGCTCGATACCGGAATTTCTCTGCAAAACATTCGTCTAGCGGTAGACAAACTCCGCGATATGGGAACCAATGACCTCGCAGAAATCACCCTGGTCTCTGATGGCACCACCGTGTATGAATGCCGCTCCAATGAAGAGGTCATCGATCTTCTTGGTGGAGGCCAGGGCGTATTCGGCATTGCAGTTCCAGGCATTATGAAGGAACTCACTGGCGATATTTCTTCCTTCCCATCTGAGCGTATTGATGAGGAATTTCAGGCAGAGACCATCAACTTTCAAGATGAGCTTGCAGCCCGCCGGAGCCGACGCACCTCCTAA
- a CDS encoding DUF1707 SHOCT-like domain-containing protein, with translation MDGNPNQRIGDVERSQALDKLGLYFADGYLDIEEFDTRTGAAAIARTAGDIDVLFSDLPEQPSTAITPVHDDADKELDLVLQRGKKLQRIDSAIWSVVMVAFFLGLFVLHVPYFWVVFIIGGAASAGARFLLKVDDADEKLFEELHEQEQSEREARLRIAAKRRRELEQ, from the coding sequence ATGGACGGCAACCCCAACCAACGAATAGGCGACGTTGAGCGATCTCAAGCCCTAGACAAACTTGGGTTGTATTTTGCCGACGGCTACCTCGACATCGAAGAATTCGACACCCGAACCGGAGCTGCAGCAATCGCCCGCACTGCCGGTGATATCGATGTTTTATTCTCAGATCTACCAGAGCAGCCAAGTACCGCTATCACACCAGTTCACGATGATGCTGACAAAGAACTAGATCTAGTACTGCAGCGAGGAAAGAAACTCCAACGGATCGACTCAGCCATTTGGTCTGTGGTGATGGTCGCGTTCTTCCTCGGCTTGTTTGTTCTCCACGTTCCCTATTTCTGGGTTGTGTTCATCATCGGTGGCGCTGCCTCAGCGGGTGCACGTTTTCTACTCAAAGTAGATGATGCCGATGAAAAACTTTTTGAGGAACTCCACGAACAAGAGCAAAGCGAACGCGAAGCTCGTTTACGTATTGCAGCGAAGCGACGCCGGGAATTGGAACAATAA
- a CDS encoding 3-methyladenine DNA glycosylase, with product MDKARAHQARADLFTKDHVKRRQAHIKHPVFDFLFEYYPVRVAHLKTWHPGLGVHLEGTPPHAAMRDYLLVDASLHHTAGVQVDLASYMQRRGSSVQYIHDLLSATRDNHAQFDCFGLHEWAMVYKSDNLRHDLPLRLSPEETNQVVETHNIKCTHFDAYRFFTTPAIPLNLTVLTREDQPQNDQCGCLHATMDLYKWSIKLSPLVPGELLLDAFELARDTRILDMEASPYDVRGHGFGYVPIETPEGKAEYVTRQRQLSERAKPIRDRLVSITKQALQAKI from the coding sequence ATGGATAAAGCCCGCGCCCACCAAGCGCGGGCTGATCTATTCACAAAAGACCATGTGAAGCGTCGACAAGCACATATCAAGCACCCGGTCTTCGACTTCCTCTTTGAGTACTACCCCGTGCGCGTCGCGCACTTAAAAACCTGGCATCCAGGGCTTGGCGTACACCTTGAAGGCACGCCGCCGCATGCTGCCATGCGCGATTATTTGCTTGTCGACGCCTCCCTCCACCACACAGCCGGCGTCCAGGTTGATCTTGCCTCCTACATGCAACGACGTGGATCTTCGGTGCAGTATATCCATGACCTTTTGTCCGCAACCCGCGATAATCACGCGCAGTTTGATTGTTTTGGCCTGCACGAATGGGCAATGGTGTACAAATCTGACAATCTTCGCCATGACCTTCCGCTACGACTGAGCCCTGAAGAAACCAACCAGGTGGTAGAAACCCACAACATCAAATGCACCCACTTTGATGCGTACCGTTTCTTTACTACACCTGCGATTCCGTTAAACCTCACGGTGCTCACACGCGAAGATCAACCACAAAACGATCAATGCGGATGCCTGCATGCCACTATGGATTTATACAAATGGTCCATCAAATTAAGCCCGCTCGTCCCCGGTGAGCTATTGCTGGATGCCTTTGAACTTGCCCGTGATACCCGCATTTTAGACATGGAAGCATCTCCTTATGATGTTCGTGGTCATGGCTTTGGCTATGTCCCCATTGAAACCCCAGAAGGCAAAGCAGAATACGTCACTAGACAACGACAACTGTCGGAACGTGCAAAACCGATCCGTGACCGGCTTGTCTCCATTACTAAGCAGGCTCTACAGGCTAAAATCTAA